Within the Salvia hispanica cultivar TCC Black 2014 chromosome 4, UniMelb_Shisp_WGS_1.0, whole genome shotgun sequence genome, the region atttcttaatttgtaacttttttttaattaagtaaatttagtatttccctttaattttgttgtttttatatgtttatttttatttacatttgcaaaaaatacaaaatagaagtaaaatgctAAGGGTGTCGCTTAGGGcaggctatagtccgccccactgcaggtggaatcggaggataaaatgctgacgtgaCAGTGTATAGGGCATCGCTTAAGAcgtcccattgtggatgcccttagCGTGGAAAGAATTTGGTAGTGCGATATTTTTGGGAGAGAGAAGGTAGTTCATTCAAATGCTGCAAGTTTCGAGTAAATCTTATAACCTTTGACAATAGTTTCAGGTAAGATAAACATTggtttttaattgaataagtctatcatattttacaatagggatgtaatcaaatgcaaactccaAATATTGcacaaacttcaaattataatttggattgttaaaaaatgtcaacagattataaaataaaagtaacagaaaatatcaacaaagtgtgacaccgtgttgacattttgtgttgctataattttatcatctattgacatttttcaacggtccaaatcataatttggattttgtacaatatttagagtttgtattttatcactatcctTTCCTAGTATCATGAATATACTCCTACCATCCCTCGTTATGTataccaattttttatttttttccattttttttttatcttatattaattgtcttatttcattttctttctatcatttttagtGGTAGATCCAACATTTGACTAACACATtctcacttatattttattataaaattaatagtataaaaaatatgatcatgtttcactaaaattttcaactcaGTGTCTATTAATAcattcttaaaatccatgccgGATCAAAGTGATATATTTGGAATCGAAAGGCTGAGTATgttgtttatatattattcaattaaaagaATGTGGATTCacacttataatttttaattctaaatgattattttataacataatataaattttataaattaaactttGTTCCATTAAAGTGATACGTTTTTTTTGGGACTGTCATACTAAAGGTGagacattttctaaaataacgTAATACCACcatttaatttacaaaataacactaaaaTGACACGTTTTTTTTGGAACTGGTgagatattttctaaaataacataatactTACCACCGtttaatttacaaaacaacactgaatataattatatattgaaaaaaatattttaaggaCTAAGGGAGACAGTATAAGACTAGAAGGTTTTTGTACGTAGACTTCTTTAAAAGTATGATAAGGTTTATCTACtttcttaaatatttaatagttaaATCAAATGCTAATTAGGGAGtgctataattaattttaaaggaGACTTAATGATAACAGTTGGCAGATTTCTGAAGAACAATAAACTGAAATTTTGTGAGGCCACTTGTATAAAATAGTTGGTTGAATTTTGGATCATGGATCTCATTATGATATAGCAATATAATGGGCCTGAAATCTACAGACAAATATTATGAGAGGCCGATGGGCCATCaagatatgattttattgCAATCATAAActcttcaaaatattataagtCCACTAATCATTTAAAAATCTTAAGAGGTCCCTCGAATATATAAGTACATATAGGAGAACCACATCacatctaaaataaaatctaagaACCAATCTCATTATTTGGATATCAAGATCCAACTTCCAAGGGATCTTGCTTATGTCACGTATCTATCGTAGtagcatttcaatttttctttaattttaattgagaaGAAAgagtattactactattttctaaataacGGAATTATTAATCTAGATTATATTTCTACGTTTTTCATGTTTGTTTTCATAGAGAACCATAGTGACAGACCACATCTCCAATACATGTACTTGATTCTGCAAACATCATACTAATAATGTTATTAAACAAGCACTTGTTTAAAGGCAACCCAAgatattatctttaattttatcatttttttctatttttttattgaatcttattttcttgttcaaAAGTTTAATAAAGCATAAATGTTTTAACGAGGAAGTAGGTGTCAATCAGCCAGAGTCATAAGGGTCCTAAACCTCACTCGGCCGAATCCATTAAGAAAAAGATGCACAAAATTTGTCCAGAGGGTGTAACTCGACCAAGTCACTTAAAGTGTAGAGCTCACTCGGCTGAGTCACCGAGCCAAAAATAAGACAGAGAGTGTTACTCGACTGAGTGACTTTGAAACTTTAGCCAACTCGGCCAAGTCAAGCTCACTACCTAGATTTAAAGATTAGTTTGTAAACCCATTTTCCATCTTTCTTGGCAAACAAACTCGACGGTCATAATAATGTAGGttgaaataagattttgaatttttgttggATACTTACTTACTAAAAACGTTAATAGTataatctatatttttaaaatagaaaaaattacgtgtaaaaatgaaaaagtgaatTGATTCCAGGCTACAGgttttgcaataaaaaatgataacgAACCGGATCCAATAGAGAGACCACTAAATCCTACTTTTATGTatttagtatttcatttttgtccaTCAAATAATGCAGCAAATCCTTCAACAATCATGCGGATCATAAAGTGAACGTACATATAATATACTTTGgcattatttgtatataatgTCTGCCATCATCACCAGTATGCGATGATTAAAATGTATGCAATAGGCCGTCTTTAAttctttctaattaattaatttcgatTCAACATTGTTTTGTGGGTAGGCTGCatggaaaaaatgatttacTACTAAATTAGGTGGGCTATCTCATCCATAATTAAGCCTCATCAATATTCTGGCTGCCACAATTATTATTGTCCAGATTATACAATCATAAACACATGCTACCCACCACTTATAAAGCAAACATTTGTAGAGCATAATATAATTCCCAATATAAagcaaatttattaaaacatcTCACTTATGGTATAGAAGTATTACTCACTATAGATAAatcattcaattaattattaatagtaaaatctgtatatatttcaaaattctttAACCTTGGAAAAAACGTGTAACCTATCAAGTGTGGATATTCTAAATAAAGACCATACTGAAGGTCACCTTATTATTGCAATTTTAAGACGTAAAAAATTCCGCCAACTTAGAACAATAATTCATCTTTTCACCTTATCAAAAGTGAAAAAACAGCTTCTTTTATGCTGGACAAGTCAAATGGGCCCATTGCTTTAGCAAGATTGCAAAGTGCAATTTATCTCTGGATTTTGAAAGTTCAATttggatataatttttaattaataaatttgggGCAACTTAATGAGGGGCACACAATTTCTATCATTatacatatagtactataattaataaaaaataaaacaaaaaaatgaggaataaaatttaaagtaaaCAGAGAAAGCTGAAATCTGGATAAGTGAACTTGTTGCAGAAAGCAAATCGCACGTTGAAATATCAAGTGAGGTAAAGTATCCAACTTGTGGATTgggtaaaaaaacaaattcccCCTCTTCGagcaaagaaatattcaaagtgTACAAGAATAGTGCATGTCAATCAATATACATCACCAAAAGGTACTTTAGAGGTTAGTTGATACTATGAATTTTACACAAAAGGGCTTTGCAGTGAAGTGTACTGGAAGAGGgtgaaattattgatttttccAATTCTGTTAATTTTCACCATAAATGCAATTATTTTAGGCATTATTCCGCCATtaaaattacttaattttgaTGGCTGTCCTCACCTATCATGCGTATGCAGTTTTCCATGTATAATCATACCAACAATTGTGCATATATATAGCATAAGACAGCCACacagaaataaaatttagatatgTATTGAATTAGTTATCATGACTCCCAAAATACTCAAGAATTTAGCTTACACATTACATACTCTACAAATCTAACTAACTCCTCGGATCAGACAACTAATTCTATGATAATCAATATCATGAGATCAACAATTCCTCTGTCAATTCTTGAATTAGCAGTAAATATATTGCAACCTCAATTTCTGCTGTTGTCTCCTGAATTTGCTCCCCATGCTTACTCCATCCATCTAATTCTTTCTTGAAATCCAATCCTATCATCATATCTACGGTGTCAAACTCGACCTCCTTCCACGAATCCAATCGGTTGCAGATTCGCCCCATCATGACTTCACTACCTCCCGGCTGAACCATCTGCCTCTTCTCCTCGACTATGAGATCAGACACGAGCCTCTTCATGTCAGCCGACAATGGCTCTGCACCGGGCTGCTGTCTGTATGGTGAAAATGGCTCATCTCCATCTCGTTCCACATGGCCTTCGTCATCTGATCCTTCGACCTGAAGCTTCTTCTCGAGCTCAACAGGGTCTAATTCCGCAAGTAATTCAAATCTCCTTAGCCTGTGCATAAGCTGCTGCTTGGCCCCTGCAGATATATTGCAGACTATGTCTCAATACACACTTGgtacattaaaattaattcaagcACAAGCATAACAAAACACAACCATTACTgatcattttttaaacaaaatgaCATGCTTCTGACAAGATTTAATTAAAGCCAGCATATTAAAGAGACTAGATTAGTAATCTGTTTGAATTCAATTATTGACAAAGAAAAGGACTGAAAATTAAGGGAGCAAAACCCCACACCATGAATTGATGTTGCAGAAGCAGTTATTTCAATCTTATCGTGTGATATTTGCAAGGACAAAAATGAGGTCAGATTTTGCAACAGAAAGATTAGTACAAGTCATAACAACAGTGCAAGCAAAGGTAAGCTCACATGGAAAAATCCCATGTTTTTGTAATAATGCTACCTAATcacaattataatttataaatataatttaatcatatagTAGTTTTAAACTTAAATGCGACTAGGGAAAGGGACCGAACAACttacaaaatggaagaaacaGTGTTTATGATTGACAAAACATAGGCAGGGAGAAAGCAACATACTCTGTACATTCTCATAGCTGCAATCCATATCATagtcttcttcatcttcatattcatcttcttcttcctcctcatcTGCACGACCGCTTTCACACACATCGTCCTCATCAAACGGAGGATCCAACACCGATACCGGACTGCATTGCTCCTTCTCTTCCTCCTCGTCTCCTTGCACATTGTCTGAATTTTCCTTCGCCTATCAAGATTTGAAGccatataaattttaagaaaaataaaaatagttcatttaTTGCTGTGATTGAAATGGCTTTCATTAATGAAAAAGGAGCGTTCTTACTATTCATGTGAATAAGTTAAAACAACAGTAATTATGAACATAgtgatcaaaattaaataattaattatgattatgatgCAATTATCAAGATTGTCCTTTAGTGGGGAATGGAAAAAAGAGCGTATTAAAAAAAGGATTTTGGTGGCAGAGGCGTGATTGAAAGTACAGAATTCAACCAAGCAGacaaatttttgaataatcaaattaggtgaaacaaaatgaaatttaacaaGGGTATTTAAAAACCGAGgataaattagtaaatttggGGAGACATTCCGACCACCGAATCAAACCAAGAAAGTTGATATACCGACAGTGTATGGAAGGTCAAATCTAACACAAAGTCCGACCGAGTCACGAGTTCACTCGCCTACTCACCAGCGAGTTCACTAATAGAAAACGACAAACCTGTTGCTTTGCGCGGCGGCGGGGTGAGGCCGGCGGCGAGGAAAACTCGGGCGTGAGGCGGGCGGTGGAGGGGCTGTGGTGAAGAGAGAATCGAAAGGGACTGGAGCAGAAAcactcatcatcatcatcgttgAGACAAAACTCGTGAGAAACGCGGGTGCTGGTGGACGCCTCGAAATCCAAAGACTTTCCTTCTTCTTGGGTTTGATTTGGTTGAGTAATGGCGCGGTTGCGGTTGTTGAGGCGTTTGAGGAAGGAGGAGAGCAGGGAGAAGCGGGGCTGTTTTTGGATGCGGAGAGCGGCCTGGGTGAGGGAGGGGAAGTGGAGGAAGACGGGGGACTTGCAGGGGCTCTTGAGGGGAGAGGCGGCGAGGGAGAGGAAGCGGGCGTGTTTGCGCTGGAGGGCTTTGATTTGGGATTGTTTGTTGGCAATGTGGGTTTTGAGATGGAAGGGCTCTTGCTCCTCTTTCAGCAGCTCATGCAGCAGCGCCGGTCGAGCCTTCTCGCCCGTCATTGTCGATCCGGattgttttttaataataataatacgaCTCGATTTTGAATGGATGGATTGGAGGCTGACTGCTTTTGAAATCCAGAATTTCACAAGTGGGGGACTTGGTTTCTAGAATAGTACTAGCAATGTCCAGAGcccagagagagagagagagagattggtTTATAATTAGAGGCAATggatttataattaaagaaaaggatgattcaattgaatactaaaatgataatagtAATAAGCATTTTACATCTCGACAATAAATTTGGGGAGAGTTGCGATGGAGATGGAAGCCCAATGTACATCAAAAGAATCAGGAGATATAATCTTGTCTGCAACCTTAAATAGTATTGAAGTGGGATAAATTATTTGACATACTAATTGCCTTAACATTTTGAAGGTGTTCGATTTTACCTTTTTGCTTTGACATTGTGTTCGACCACTGCCTTTCTTTTActcaatttcttcattttgtcCAAGTTATGTTTCATCTTTCAACATTTGATAATTGTCGTATCTATAAATATTCACATTTGTTAAAATGCAGGGCCACTAATTGATCTTCAAGTTATTTGAATGTgatatctttttaatttatctttattattcaaaaacaCCTCTATAATTGGAATACATCCCATGAGTTAGTAAATGTAGAACgcagtatattatttttttcaaagacTAAGAAAATGGTCCATTATGGATTTCCGACTCACGCATCTAATGAGACCTTTTTCTTAAGGAACGTCATTTTTGAATTCGGATTGCCAGTACCAAATTAACAGTTGGATTGATTATGTCATTagtcaaaattaatttttcataaaattacattttagATATAGATTATGTGCAGTAGTTACACTTTCATAGGCATTGAATTGTGATGTAGTAGTTACACTTGCAAATTGTGATGTCTATGGGATTTAAGCTCGTGACTCGTGAGGACTACAAAATGCAATTAAGTACACTTATTTTgcactactactatataatgtGAAAGTAATTTGTACTCCACTTTTTACgttaaaaatgttttatttgatctTAATCCACTCATAGAGTTactttgtataatatatacgTATTAAAGTAACTGGCGATTTGGATAGAAGGTTAAgtaaaaacactaaaaataaaatacatataaaacaGAAATTTAGCACGACGCAAAAATAAAGGAAGTAACAATTCACGAAAAttgtcaatatataaaagttggAGTAAATTGATGAACAGCGCGACCCACGTTCTGCACTTAATGTGACACTGGGAATATTTTGTATTCATCTCGtcacaaattaatagtagATGACAAAAATAGTAACATCTAGTTTTTCCTATTACTACCATGGcttgtttgttttttggtTAGGAAAAGGAAAGATAAGTAGCCTATGAATctatgataaatatattggGTCCAGTTTGTATGCAGGTTCCTACTAATATGTGAATATTGTATACTAATCTATAAGTACTTAATTTGTATATCGATCATACACAGGCTGATTCAGCACAATCATACAATTCAAAGTATAACAATACTATAATGAAGCCAAGAATTTACAGTTGGGGACCCAAAAtacaaatactagtaattgagaattttttatattggtgtTGCCAAGATcaattttaacatttataGTAGGATTCACACAAGAGAGATAACTAATAGTAAGAGAAAACTAGTTAGAAGATAATTGATCCACATAATGGATTTGTATACTAATacgtattccctccgtcccattaactcattactaaaattggaaatgtcttattcctactttatttcatctcttactttactctttccacttaatacacaaaataaagttgcatacaATCCCATGCCACCCAAGAAATGGGTCATctttcttgggacggagggactTAATTTGTATACCGATCCATACGACCGAGGACTCAGCACAACTATACAATTTAATCTATAcaacaatactccctccattccaagataagtgacttacttcttttgggcacgagatttaagaaatggtatttaaataagttaaagtggagagagtaaagtatgagagagggaaaactagaggaaagaagagagaataaagtaggtggagaataaagtaagagagatgactttttgctaaatttagaaataggtcacttatagtgggacaccccaaaaaggaatacaagtcacttatcttgggacggagggagtacaatataaTCAACTCACACTCATACATTTCAATAAGCACAatcgtatattcgatatagTCACGTGACAACATGGAGTATATTAGAAACTCAATCAACATATATATGTTAAAAACCCAATCAAATCTTAAGAAACTCAATCAGCATAGTTAGAAACTCAATCAGCATAGTTAATAACTCAATCAACAAATGTCACAGACTCAATCGACACAtattagaaaaacaaaaatctatAAACTACAATCAACATACTCTTTTCGTCTGCCAATAGGAGTCCCGGATTATGAATGGAGATAATATCATTATTGTCCATTCATATTTCATGAcacgattttattttttcacatttccttaatttgagtttataagttttttttctaCAGAAAGGTTTCATATGCCAAGAAAGTCAGTTGACCTACATTTAATGCTGGTTTTATACATTTcgtgaatatatttataataagatgAAGTCGTgttattgaagaaaatgaaaaaaaatactactatttttaacTTTGCGTACGTAAGAACATGAACATCAACCATGAAAATACATGCATTTatgaaataacaaaaagaTTTTGCTGCTGAATATAGTAAGTGTAACTGTGTAAGTATCCTACAAAAATGACTACAACAAATAGTTTTGACGACAGACATTTATTATTGCGATAAGACTCAGA harbors:
- the LOC125219306 gene encoding ribosomal biogenesis protein LAS1L-like — encoded protein: MTGEKARPALLHELLKEEQEPFHLKTHIANKQSQIKALQRKHARFLSLAASPLKSPCKSPVFLHFPSLTQAALRIQKQPRFSLLSSFLKRLNNRNRAITQPNQTQEEGKSLDFEASTSTRVSHEFCLNDDDDECFCSSPFRFSLHHSPSTARLTPEFSSPPASPRRRAKQQAKENSDNVQGDEEEEKEQCSPVSVLDPPFDEDDVCESGRADEEEEEDEYEDEEDYDMDCSYENVQRAKQQLMHRLRRFELLAELDPVELEKKLQVEGSDDEGHVERDGDEPFSPYRQQPGAEPLSADMKRLVSDLIVEEKRQMVQPGGSEVMMGRICNRLDSWKEVEFDTVDMMIGLDFKKELDGWSKHGEQIQETTAEIEVAIYLLLIQELTEELLIS